The following are from one region of the Nicotiana tomentosiformis chromosome 7, ASM39032v3, whole genome shotgun sequence genome:
- the LOC104093332 gene encoding uncharacterized protein isoform X3, with translation MGITNLEMTGVSYIFFQTLIEVYNLQKVGVSYICFLNNHKHVSFRRKKGGFAIVYQCKHRLDESLYAVKKIPFNDQQLQEKLREVKILAAVQHPRVVRYYQKL, from the exons ATGGGTATTACAAACCTTGAAATGACTGGTGTATCTTATATCTTTTTTCAAACTCTCATAGAAGTTTATAACCTTCAAAAGGTTGGTGTATCTTATATTTGCTTTCTGAACAATCATAAACATGTTTCCTTCCGAAGGAAGAAAGGTGGATTCGCAATTGTTTATCAATGCAAGCATAGACTTGACGAGTCTTTGTATGCTGTGAAGAAGATACCTTTTAATGATCAGCAGCTTCAGGAAAAATTAAG GGAGGTGAAAATACTTGCAGCTGTACAACATCCTAGGGTTGTACGCTATTATCAG AAACTCTGA